In a genomic window of Rhododendron vialii isolate Sample 1 chromosome 12a, ASM3025357v1:
- the LOC131309883 gene encoding uncharacterized protein LOC131309883 isoform X2 has product MDDSDKGLFSSSTATIKPSAIPKFLATGRPDENTQNCDKMVSKMHSLLKKSPIKHFMSPTVSAASKASAPRNKVLVERNEALNSTQTHHNNTTNLYSKISPLCSTDSSVSNRVTPVQRRGSESDDDEQNTCVSDSSLAYDPLTNYLSPRPKFLRYKPDRRREIFLGEENEIGKENVASGVKSHVRLDSQRGFVKQEDGENMTGNEQDEGSGVKSSACLASQRNISKEEKVPSSEEGIVDQKDEKINELNGDHQEDDSDEEIEELEKENYSVLKNVMEFLLVIGILFLSTIYICSMNSPSPSLTSQALGHLKYGYHRIQNYTSEVDFLEGRSLSFVQTEGMQYNSSVGFEEEAKTEGNIKGLVESADKLVEVVDVEITVGFPPEENAESEEVLDQLKGIELSKTTEKSEYVQVEVEDKAETIKVVFDDGVEKEVVEIKMEERVEEGLTKNADGISKGEVDLVMEFLLVLVMAALSLLGFHFWRKKTSLSIEKPLSESILADKTTSVGPVVIPYVEEEHVEKVESFVNPSSSLLRSTEEEFYQIRAPTVELLGEFVVGEVSSSIKSCGMKSKMMEVEVSTSSIFQEKGTGSKAHVFSSPVKPSASEFSTMNSPSYGSFTAQKKISKKEEGTEGEVKSAAATTVRRSSRLRSRAVMSP; this is encoded by the exons ATGGACGATTCTGATAAGGGTTTGTTCTCCTCCTCGACAGCGACTATCAAGCCCTCTGCGATTCCGAAATTCTTAGCAACTG GACGACCGGATGAGAATACCCAAAACTGTGATAAAATGGTTTCAAAGATGCACAGTTTGCTAAAGAAATCACCAATCAAACACTTCATGTCACCCACCGTATCTGCAGCCTCCAAGGCTTCTGCTCCAAGAAATAAAGTCTTGGTCGAGAGAAATGAAGCTCTGAATTCCACCCAAACCCATCACAATAACACCAcaaatctttattcaaaaatttctcctttgtGTAGTACTGATAGTTCTGTCTCGAACCGGGTAACCCCAGTACAACGTAGGGGTTCTGAGTCTGATGATGATGAACAGAACACTTGTGTATCCGATTCATCTTTGGCTTATGATCCCTTGACAAATTATCTCTCCCCAAGGCCTAAGTTCCTCAGGTACAAGCCAGACCGGCGTCGCGAGATCTTTCTTggtgaagaaaatgagattggGAAAGAAAATGTTGCGTCTGGTGTCAAATCACATGTTCGTTTAGATTCCCAGAGGGGTTTTGTGAAACAAGAAGATGGAGAAAACATGACTGGGAATGAACAAGATGAAGGGTCTGGTGTCAAATCAAGTGCTTGTTTAGCTTCTCAGAGAAACATTTCTAAGGAAGAGAAGGTTCCATCTTCTGAAGAAGGTATTGTGGACCAAAAAGATGAAAAGATAAACGAACTGAATGGAGATCATCAGGAGGATGATTCTGATGAGGAAATTGAAGAGTTAGAAAAGGAGAATTATTCAGTTTTGAAAAATGTGATGGAATTTCTACTTGTAATTGGTATTCTTTTCTTATCTACCATTTATATTTGTTCCATGAACTCTCCTTCGCCTTCACTGACCTCACAAGCCTTGGGGCATCTCAAATATGGGTACCACAGAATTCAGAATTACACTTCAGAAGTCGATTTCCTTGAAGGTAGAAGTCTATCATTTGTTCAAACAGAAGGGATGCAATATAATAGTAGTGTTGGTTTTGAAGAGGAAGCGAAAACTGAAGGAAACATCAAGGGATTGGTGGAAAGTGCTGATAAGTTGGTTGAAGTGGTAGATGTGGAAATAACTGTTGGTTTTCCTCCGGAAGAAAATGCAGAAAGTGAAGAAGTTCTTGATCAATTGAAGGGGATTGAACTCTCAAAAACTACAGAGAAGTCTGAATATGTGCAAGTGGAAGTAGAGGACAAAGCTGAAACAATTAAAGTAGTTTTCGACGATGGAGTTGAAAAGGAAGTGGTTGAAATCAAAATGGAGGAGAGGGTCGAAGAAGGCCTTACCAAAAATGCAGATGGTATTTCTAAAGGAGAGGTTGATTTAGTCATGGAATTTTTATTGGTTCTTGTGATGGCAGCATTGTCTCTATTGGGATTTCATTTTTGGCGAAAGAAAACCTCTTTGTCCATAGAAAAACCTCTTTCTGAATCTATCTTAGCAGACAAAACCACCTCAGTAGGTCCAGTAGTAATTCCATATGTGGAAGAAGAACATGTTGAGAAAGTCGAGTCTTTTGTGAATCCTTCTTCATCTTTGCTTCGCTCAACGGAGGAAGAGTTTTACCAAATCCGAGCACCAACGGTGGAGTTGCTTGGAGAATTTGTGGTTGGAGAGGTTAGCAGTTCTATTAAGAGTTGTGGCATGAAAAGTAAGATGATGGAAGTTGAAGTGAGCACCAGTTCTATTTTCCAAGAGAAGGGGACAGGGAGCAAGGCCCATGTTTTTTCTAGTCCAGTGAAGCCATCTGCATCGGAGTTCTCTACTATGAATTCTCCTTCATATGGAAGCTTTACTGCTCAGAAGAAGATTTCAAAAAAGGAG GAGGGCACAGAAGGAGAGGTGAAGTCGGCGGCTGCAACTACAGTGAGGCGATCTAGCAGACTCCGTAGCCGTGCGGTAATGTCCCCATGA
- the LOC131309893 gene encoding acid phosphatase 1-like — MCYPLTINSLLVTKNMEATLSFFFATILVLSTSRASPSFPFQNHRILTHSDGAATSATNHHRHKISCPSWRLAVETNNIIKWTLVPEACEDYVANYMLGSRYQEDCFAVTSIALEYAKNHTLGADGKDIWVFDIDETAPSEIDYYSQPDVSFGAKKFNETKKNEYLKEAKSPPLAAVLELYNNLLPLGYKIVFISGTSESYREYRESE, encoded by the exons ATGTGCTACCCTCTCACCATTAATTCTCTCCTCGTTACCAAAAATATGGAGGCCACCTTATCTTTCTTCTTTGCCACTATCCTAGTACTATCAACTTCCCGTGCTTCTCCCTCATTTCCCTTCCAAAACCACCGTATCCTCACGCACTCCGATGGTGCTGCCACCTCGGCCACcaaccaccaccgccacaaAATTTCCTGCCCCAGTTGGCGTCTTGCCGTCGAAACGAACAACATCATTAAGTGGACACTAGTCCCCGAAGCATGCGAGGACTATGTTGCCAATTATATGCTAGGCTCTCGTTACCAAGAAGATTGCTTTGCAGTGACTTCCATTGCTTTGGAATATGCCAAGAACCACACACTTGGTGCAGATGGCAAAGACATTTGGGTCTTTGACATAGATGAGACTGCACCCTCTGAAATTGACTACTATTCTCAACCTGATGTTTCATTTGG GGCAAAGAAATTTAACGAGACGAAGAAGAATGAGTATCTTAAGGAAGCAAAATCACCACCATTGGCAGCTGTTCTTGAGCTATACAACAATTTACTGCCTCTAGGGTATAAGATAGTCTTCATTTCAGGAACATCTGAATCTTACAGAGAGTACAGGGAATCCGAATGA
- the LOC131309892 gene encoding acid phosphatase 1-like, whose amino-acid sequence MEAALCFLLATTLATTSQAYQSHLLPHSGGGAATSAAHRLHHNKISCSSWRLAVETNNTVGWDIVPGECAEYVANYMLGPQYPEDCFAVISTALAYAKNLTLAGDGKDIWVFDLDETALSELDYYSLPDVAFGAKEYNSTKKKEYQKKGTTPALPAVLELYKELVPLGFKIVFLSASSESNRESRVSNLKRVGYHTWEKLILKQTSEHGTSSLMYKSKKRTELVEAGYRIMGNMGDQWSDISSSNPGNRTFKLPNPMYYVN is encoded by the exons atggaggccGCCTTATGTTTCTTACTTGCCACTACCCTAGCAACAACTTCCCAAGCTTACCAAAGCCACCTCCTCCCACACTCCGGTGGTGGTGCCGCCACTTCTGCCGCCCACCGTCTCCACCACAACAAAATTTCCTGCTCGAGCTGGCGTCTCGCTGTCGAAACCAACAACACTGTTGGGTGGGACATCGTCCCGGGAGAATGCGCAGAATATGTTGCTAACTACATGCTTGGCCCTCAATACCCAGAAGATTGCTTTGCAGTGATTTCTACTGCTTTGGCATACGCCAAGAACCTCACACTAGCAGGAGATGGCAAAGACATTTGGGTGTTTGACCTTGATGAAACTGCTCTCTCTGAATTAGACTATTATTCTCTCCCTGATGTTGCATTTGG GGCAAAGGAATATAACTCGACAAAGAAGAAGGAGTATCAGAAGAAAGGAACAACACCGGCATTGCCGGCTGTTCTTGAACTCTACAAAGAATTGGTGCCTCTGGGGTTTAAGATTGTCTTCCTATCAGCATCATCAGAATCCAACAGAGAATCTAGGGTTTCCAACTTGAAAAGAGTCGGTTACCATACCTGGGAGAAGCTCATACTCAA ACAAACATCAGAACATGGTACATCATCGTTAATGTACAAATCTAAGAAAAGGACGGAGCTTGTTGAAGCGGGATACAGAATCATGGGAAACATGGGAGATCAATGGAGTGATATATCGAGCTCCAACCCCGGCAACCGCACTTTCAAGCTGCCCAATCCAATGTATTACGTCAATTAA
- the LOC131309884 gene encoding protein OXIDATIVE STRESS 3-like, producing MGEGKRQMAQSPCSPYVGHGKDDDHDQWTIIDGEDDDHTYKMNATSPSSSTSSSLGDSTVSNGSSLFSSEMVDDATSSEMVDDATSSTNNSSSSSLDDLSDLMAQLPIKRGLSKFYQGKSQSFTTLSRVTSIEDLPKKESTLSRRQMIKASKSYAGGLDRCRSYTLIPKPIISKKTSRGSLSSLSSPSSRRGSFVSCCRPPRVHSQNKLE from the exons ATGGGTGAAGGCAAAAGGCAGATGGCACAAAGCCCATGCTCTCCATATGTTGGCCATGGGAAAGATGATGATCATGATCAGTGGACTATCATAGATGGCGAAGATGATGATCATACCTACAAGATGAATGCTACATCACCATCGTCATCTACATCCTCCTCCCTTGGAGATTCAACAGTTTCAAATGGATCATCATTGTTTTCATCAGAAATGGTAGATGATGCGACTTCATCAGAAATGGTAGATGATGCGACTTCATCAACAAATaattcttcatcatcatccttGGATGATTTATCAGATCTCATGGCACAACTACCCATCAA GAGGGGACTTTCTAAGTTCTACCAGGGAAAGTCTCAATCTTTTACAACTCTATCAAGGGTGACAAGCATAGAGGATCTTCCCAAGAAAGAAAGTACCCTTTCCAGAAGGCAAATGATCAAGGCATCAAAGAGCTATGCAGGCGGATTAGACAGATGCAGATCTTACACTCTAATTCCAAAGCCCATTATATCAAAGAAAACTTCAAGGGGTTCATTGTCATCCTTGTCTTCTCCGAGTAGTAGAAGAGGTAGTTTTGTAAGTTGTTGCAGGCCTCCTCGGGTTCACTCACAAAATAAGTTGGAATGA
- the LOC131309897 gene encoding profilin-like, which produces MSWQAYVDDHLMCDIEGNHLSSAAIIGHDGSVWAQSSSFPQFKTEEITGIMKDFDEPGFLAPTGLHLGGTKYMVIQGEAGAVIRGKKGSGGVTIKKTGQALIFGIYEEPVTPGQCNMVVERLGDYLVEQGL; this is translated from the exons ATGTCGTGGCAAGCGTACGTCGACGATCACCTCATGTGCGACATCGAGGGCAACCACCTCTCCTCCGCCGCCATCATCGGCCACGACGGCAGCGTCTGGGCCCAAAGCTCTTCTTTCCCccag TTTAAGACTGAAGAGATCACGGGTATCATGAAAGATTTCGATGAACCTGGCTTTCTTGCTCCCACTGGACTACACCTTGGTGGCACAAAGTACATGGTTATCCAAGGCGAGGCCGGTGCTGTGATCCGTGGGAAGAAG ggctctGGTGGCGTAACTATAAAGAAAACTGGCCAAGCTCTGATCTTCGGCATCTATGAAGAACCTGTGACTCCAGGACAGTGTAACATGGTGGTTGAGAGGTTGGGAGATTACCTTGTTGAACAGGGCCTGTAG
- the LOC131309883 gene encoding uncharacterized protein LOC131309883 isoform X1 yields MDDSDKGLFSSSTATIKPSAIPKFLATDAGRPDENTQNCDKMVSKMHSLLKKSPIKHFMSPTVSAASKASAPRNKVLVERNEALNSTQTHHNNTTNLYSKISPLCSTDSSVSNRVTPVQRRGSESDDDEQNTCVSDSSLAYDPLTNYLSPRPKFLRYKPDRRREIFLGEENEIGKENVASGVKSHVRLDSQRGFVKQEDGENMTGNEQDEGSGVKSSACLASQRNISKEEKVPSSEEGIVDQKDEKINELNGDHQEDDSDEEIEELEKENYSVLKNVMEFLLVIGILFLSTIYICSMNSPSPSLTSQALGHLKYGYHRIQNYTSEVDFLEGRSLSFVQTEGMQYNSSVGFEEEAKTEGNIKGLVESADKLVEVVDVEITVGFPPEENAESEEVLDQLKGIELSKTTEKSEYVQVEVEDKAETIKVVFDDGVEKEVVEIKMEERVEEGLTKNADGISKGEVDLVMEFLLVLVMAALSLLGFHFWRKKTSLSIEKPLSESILADKTTSVGPVVIPYVEEEHVEKVESFVNPSSSLLRSTEEEFYQIRAPTVELLGEFVVGEVSSSIKSCGMKSKMMEVEVSTSSIFQEKGTGSKAHVFSSPVKPSASEFSTMNSPSYGSFTAQKKISKKEEGTEGEVKSAAATTVRRSSRLRSRAVMSP; encoded by the exons ATGGACGATTCTGATAAGGGTTTGTTCTCCTCCTCGACAGCGACTATCAAGCCCTCTGCGATTCCGAAATTCTTAGCAACTG ATGCAGGACGACCGGATGAGAATACCCAAAACTGTGATAAAATGGTTTCAAAGATGCACAGTTTGCTAAAGAAATCACCAATCAAACACTTCATGTCACCCACCGTATCTGCAGCCTCCAAGGCTTCTGCTCCAAGAAATAAAGTCTTGGTCGAGAGAAATGAAGCTCTGAATTCCACCCAAACCCATCACAATAACACCAcaaatctttattcaaaaatttctcctttgtGTAGTACTGATAGTTCTGTCTCGAACCGGGTAACCCCAGTACAACGTAGGGGTTCTGAGTCTGATGATGATGAACAGAACACTTGTGTATCCGATTCATCTTTGGCTTATGATCCCTTGACAAATTATCTCTCCCCAAGGCCTAAGTTCCTCAGGTACAAGCCAGACCGGCGTCGCGAGATCTTTCTTggtgaagaaaatgagattggGAAAGAAAATGTTGCGTCTGGTGTCAAATCACATGTTCGTTTAGATTCCCAGAGGGGTTTTGTGAAACAAGAAGATGGAGAAAACATGACTGGGAATGAACAAGATGAAGGGTCTGGTGTCAAATCAAGTGCTTGTTTAGCTTCTCAGAGAAACATTTCTAAGGAAGAGAAGGTTCCATCTTCTGAAGAAGGTATTGTGGACCAAAAAGATGAAAAGATAAACGAACTGAATGGAGATCATCAGGAGGATGATTCTGATGAGGAAATTGAAGAGTTAGAAAAGGAGAATTATTCAGTTTTGAAAAATGTGATGGAATTTCTACTTGTAATTGGTATTCTTTTCTTATCTACCATTTATATTTGTTCCATGAACTCTCCTTCGCCTTCACTGACCTCACAAGCCTTGGGGCATCTCAAATATGGGTACCACAGAATTCAGAATTACACTTCAGAAGTCGATTTCCTTGAAGGTAGAAGTCTATCATTTGTTCAAACAGAAGGGATGCAATATAATAGTAGTGTTGGTTTTGAAGAGGAAGCGAAAACTGAAGGAAACATCAAGGGATTGGTGGAAAGTGCTGATAAGTTGGTTGAAGTGGTAGATGTGGAAATAACTGTTGGTTTTCCTCCGGAAGAAAATGCAGAAAGTGAAGAAGTTCTTGATCAATTGAAGGGGATTGAACTCTCAAAAACTACAGAGAAGTCTGAATATGTGCAAGTGGAAGTAGAGGACAAAGCTGAAACAATTAAAGTAGTTTTCGACGATGGAGTTGAAAAGGAAGTGGTTGAAATCAAAATGGAGGAGAGGGTCGAAGAAGGCCTTACCAAAAATGCAGATGGTATTTCTAAAGGAGAGGTTGATTTAGTCATGGAATTTTTATTGGTTCTTGTGATGGCAGCATTGTCTCTATTGGGATTTCATTTTTGGCGAAAGAAAACCTCTTTGTCCATAGAAAAACCTCTTTCTGAATCTATCTTAGCAGACAAAACCACCTCAGTAGGTCCAGTAGTAATTCCATATGTGGAAGAAGAACATGTTGAGAAAGTCGAGTCTTTTGTGAATCCTTCTTCATCTTTGCTTCGCTCAACGGAGGAAGAGTTTTACCAAATCCGAGCACCAACGGTGGAGTTGCTTGGAGAATTTGTGGTTGGAGAGGTTAGCAGTTCTATTAAGAGTTGTGGCATGAAAAGTAAGATGATGGAAGTTGAAGTGAGCACCAGTTCTATTTTCCAAGAGAAGGGGACAGGGAGCAAGGCCCATGTTTTTTCTAGTCCAGTGAAGCCATCTGCATCGGAGTTCTCTACTATGAATTCTCCTTCATATGGAAGCTTTACTGCTCAGAAGAAGATTTCAAAAAAGGAG GAGGGCACAGAAGGAGAGGTGAAGTCGGCGGCTGCAACTACAGTGAGGCGATCTAGCAGACTCCGTAGCCGTGCGGTAATGTCCCCATGA